The following nucleotide sequence is from Gordonia jinghuaiqii.
GGCAAGTTGCACGACAACGTCCTCGTCGCGACCGTGATGAGCAATCTCGGACTGCATCTGGCGATGCGCGACGCCGGGATCACGGTGCACACCACCGCGGTCGGCGACCGTTACGTCGTCGAGGAACTGCGCCGCGGTGGCTACTCGATCGGTGGCGAACAGTCCGGTCACATCGTGGTGCCGGGATCGGGAACCACGGGCGACGGCACGTTGACCGGTCTGATGCTCATGGCGCGCATGGCTACCACGTCGTCGCGACTGGCCGACCTCGCCGGCATCGTGACGGTGCTGCCGCAGGAGCTCATCAATGTGCGCGTGTCCGACAAACACGCTGTGGCGCAATCACACTCGGTCAACGAAGCGGTTGCCGCCGCCGAGGCCGGGCTGGGGGAGACCGGGCGGGTCCTGTTGCGTCCCTCGGGAACCGAGCAGCTCGTGCGTGTGATGGTCGAGGCCGCGACGGCCGAGCAGGCGCTGTCGGTGGCACGTCGTCTCGCCGACGTCGTCCGGGCCGCGGGCGCATGACGCCGCAGCCGGCGCCGCGGGCCGTCCTGTTCGACTTCTCCGGCACCCTGTTCCGCTTCGAGGCGCGTGACGACTGGTTCACCGACCTGCGCGACGACGCGGGGAAGCCGTTCGACCCCGACCGGCAGGCCACGATCATCCGGCGGATGGTGCAGCCCGTCGGCCTGCCAGACGGTGTCGACGGCGACGATCGAATAGCTTGGGAGAAAAGGGATCTCGATCCTGCGCTCCATCGCGTCGGCTATCTCGCACTCCTGCGTGCGGCGGGTATGTCGAACGCCGATCAGGCGAACTCGCTCTACGATCGGGTCCTCGCCCCCGAGTCCTGGGTGCCGTTTGCCGACACCGTCGAGGTGCTGACCCGGCTGTCGGAGGCCGGCGTGCCCATCGGCATAGTCAGCAACATCGCCTTCGACCTCCGCAAGGTGCTCGCACTGCACGGCGTCGAGGACCTCGTCGGGGCGTATGCACTGTCCTATGAGGTCGGTGCGATCAAACCCGACCCCAGGATCTTCCACGCCGCCCTCGATCCGCTCGGTGTGCCCGCCGACGAGGTGCTCATGGTGGGTGACAGCGAGACCGCCGACGGCGGTGCCCGTGCGCTGGGATGTTCGTTCGCACTGGTGCACGACGTGCCGCCGGCGCAGCGGCCGACCGCTCTGCTCGATGCCGTGACCGCTCACGGCATCGAGCTTCGCGCCTGAGACGACTCAGAAGTTGCCCTTCGCGGCCCAGCCGCCGTCGACCGGATAGATCTCGCCGGTCAGGAAGTCACCCTCACGCATGAGGTAGGCGACCATGGATGCGATCTCCGACGGGAGCCCGAGACGGCGCACGATGTGCGCGTTGGCATTCGCCTGCCTCATCTCCTCGGTGATGTCGGCCAGGATCGGGGTGTCGATGGTGCCCGGGGCGATCGCGTTGATCAGGATGTTGTGCGGGCCGTACTCGTAGGCGGCCTGTTTGGTCAGTCCCACGACGCCGCCCTTGGCCGCCGAGTACGAGGCCAGGTTCGGCAGACCGCGCAGAGCGGCCATCGACGAGATGTTGACGATGCGCCCACCGCCGTTGTCGATCATCCCGGGGATCACCGCGCGCATACCGAGCCACACCCCCTTGAGGTCGGTGCCGATGACGACGTCCCACGCCTCCTCGGTGAGGCCGACGACCGTGTCCTCGCTGAGCATGTTGACGACTCCGGCCAC
It contains:
- a CDS encoding HAD family hydrolase yields the protein MTPQPAPRAVLFDFSGTLFRFEARDDWFTDLRDDAGKPFDPDRQATIIRRMVQPVGLPDGVDGDDRIAWEKRDLDPALHRVGYLALLRAAGMSNADQANSLYDRVLAPESWVPFADTVEVLTRLSEAGVPIGIVSNIAFDLRKVLALHGVEDLVGAYALSYEVGAIKPDPRIFHAALDPLGVPADEVLMVGDSETADGGARALGCSFALVHDVPPAQRPTALLDAVTAHGIELRA
- a CDS encoding SDR family NAD(P)-dependent oxidoreductase, yielding MSLNGKTAIVTGAAQGIGQATAIRLAADGAHVVAADIQDCGVTLKEIAENGGSAESLRLDVRVADDWSAAVEKITAARGSIDCLANVAGVVNMLSEDTVVGLTEEAWDVVIGTDLKGVWLGMRAVIPGMIDNGGGRIVNISSMAALRGLPNLASYSAAKGGVVGLTKQAAYEYGPHNILINAIAPGTIDTPILADITEEMRQANANAHIVRRLGLPSEIASMVAYLMREGDFLTGEIYPVDGGWAAKGNF